The DNA region AAGAACTATGACAAGATGAACGTCCGCTCTACCCATTTCACGCTACTAGAGTGCGGCTGGTCACCACTACGCCGCCCCTTAGCCGAGTACATCAAGTACGGCATGATCAACATGGATAAGCCCTCCAACCCTAGCTCTCACGAGGTTGTCTCCTGGATCAAGCGCATTTTGAAGTGCGACAAGACTGGCCACGCCGGTACACTCGATCCCAAAGTGACTGGTGCGTTAATTATCTGCACCGACCGTGCCACGCGCTTGGTGAAGTCCCAACAAAACGCAGGTAAGACGTACATTGGTGTACTGCGCCTTCACGATACGGTGAGCCAGAAGAAGGTGGATGCGGCTCTCCAGCGGCTTACGGGTCCGTGTTTCCAGCGTCCTCCTCTGATCGCGGCAGTAAAACGCCAGCTCCGCATTCGCAACATCTACTCTAACCAACTGATCGAGTATGACAAGCACCGGCACCTGGCCGTGTTCGAGACGCACTGCGAGGCCGGTACCTACATTCGTACCCTTTGCGTGCATGTCGGCCTCATCCTCGGCGCTGGTGGCCACATggaagagctgcgccgcatccgcaCCGGTGTCATCACCGAGAACGATCACCTGTCCACCATGCACGATGTCATGGATGCTCAGTGGCTCTACGAGAACGAGAAGGATGACACATATCTGCGCCGCGTCATCCTGCCATGCGAGTACCTCTTGTCGAACCACAAGCGCATCGTCGTGAAGGACTCCGCCGTCAACGCCGTGTGCTATGGTGCGAAGCTGATGATTCCTGGTCTCGCGCGCTTTGACAACGGCATTGAGCGCGATGACGTTGTGGTGCTGATGACCACGAAAGGTGAGGCCATTGCTCTTGCGTATGCGGAGATGACCACGTCTCAAATGGCTTCCGTTGACCACGGCATCGTCGCGCGAAGCAAGCGCGTGATCATGGACCGTGACACAtacccgcgccgctggggtcTCGGCCCGATCGCTGTGAAGAAGCGTTCGATGATGAAGGACGGCCTCTTGGACAAGTACGGTCGCCCACAGTCGAACACCCCGTCGGACTGGTTCTACGTCGACTACGGAGGCGTGAAAACAAACGCAGAAGGTGTCCAATACGGTCAGGCTCCGTCCAAGGTGGGCGGTGTAAAGCGCCAGCGCGTGCCGGACTCTGATGATGATTAGTGTGCGTGTTGGTTTTTCTCCGCGTTCACTGTCCTCTGCCTTTTCCACCCCTCGATGATGCGTGGTGAGatgaggtgtgtgtgtgtgtgtgtgtgcatgtggaGGCGGGGGAGAAGAAAAGCAAGGGATGATGATGTGGCTACTTTTGCAAGCACTCGAAGAAAGGCGGCGAGTGAAAAGGGTTTTCTGCTTGCCGAACGTTGATTTGTGCAGGAGTGTGCacttgtttgtgtgtgcacgtctgTGCATGCTTGTGGTGTCTTCGGATTTTGTTCTCTGTGGTGCGCAGGTTAATTGAGGCTAATTCTAAACCGCTCTCTGTttgagtgtgtgcgtatgcgtatGCGTGTTCCTgcgcatttttttttctc from Leishmania major strain Friedlin complete genome, chromosome 21 includes:
- a CDS encoding putative centromere/microtubule binding protein cbf5: MGKKKVGEIQRSEDFCIPAGDRDANSALPAEEWPLLLKNYDKMNVRSTHFTLLECGWSPLRRPLAEYIKYGMINMDKPSNPSSHEVVSWIKRILKCDKTGHAGTLDPKVTGALIICTDRATRLVKSQQNAGKTYIGVLRLHDTVSQKKVDAALQRLTGPCFQRPPLIAAVKRQLRIRNIYSNQLIEYDKHRHLAVFETHCEAGTYIRTLCVHVGLILGAGGHMEELRRIRTGVITENDHLSTMHDVMDAQWLYENEKDDTYLRRVILPCEYLLSNHKRIVVKDSAVNAVCYGAKLMIPGLARFDNGIERDDVVVLMTTKGEAIALAYAEMTTSQMASVDHGIVARSKRVIMDRDTYPRRWGLGPIAVKKRSMMKDGLLDKYGRPQSNTPSDWFYVDYGGVKTNAEGVQYGQAPSKVGGVKRQRVPDSDDD